Genomic segment of Arachis stenosperma cultivar V10309 chromosome 4, arast.V10309.gnm1.PFL2, whole genome shotgun sequence:
TGGgttggtttggttttggttgggTTTTACAATGAAACTGTAGAAATTGTGATTTTGGGTAAAAGTTagtttttggtgaactttgtctAATCATAACTTTTACCTCGATTTTCAAAATTAGGTGAAATTTGTTTATAATTAAAGTTAATTGAAAACTCTTTAAACCAATATAAAGTTTGCAAAATTTGGAGTTTCGTAGAGGAAgatatgatcattcaaagttggtgttgaaaatatgaaattctgcaaagttgCAAAATTTCAGGATTTCTGacatgtgcgcacgcacaccttGCGAAAATCTCAttctgtgcggacgcacagatAGGGAAGGGTGTGCTGCTGGCAGCGTtagcacagcttgtgcgcgTGCACATCAATGAAGAATTAtgacctgtgcggacgcacagccctgtgcgcacgcacaagtcGGGAAGGGTCGTCTGTTGGGGGCACTCGCACAGCTTGTGTGAGTGAACAGGCTTGTAAACTTTAgtacttgtgcgtacgcacacctctgtgcacacgcacactttcaaaatctttctgggcatgcgcacgcacacccctgtgtgtccgcacacgccctgtttctcaattttattttattttcaactatttcaccttccTGACGAGGTTACAAGCTTCTATGACACCTTTTTAAGGCTCTTGGGCATATTTTTGGATACTTGAAGAGTGGGAAAGGATTTAAGGATTTTAGATGATATTATTGGAAAAATTTGGAAAACAGAGGCCTAGGTTTCTGGCGTATTGAAGGTGGTTCAATGTTATGTGATGAATGGTTGATGAACGAGATGAGAATTAAGgaattgttgagtttggaacTGAAATGTGAATGAACATTGGTTGAAAAGAGTCGAGGGCTATGGATGAAGTGATGGATCCATCTTATACTAAAAACGTTTTTGAAAACCACTGCACTACTTTTTCATTGAGATTATGAGACTCTATGCGCCCGGCAAGGGTCGAGGTTGGATCTtgcctgtcgaggtagcggcggcggcgtaagggcggtggttcgtcccgcttgcgcTTAGATGTGAGGTCGGTGGCAATAgatcccgctcgcatcccttcggatcatCAGAGCGTATAGGCGCAAAATCCTGGATAGTGATTcgagcactatatctcggggATTCCCACACCATGATTCCGAAGGgcaacatctccatggagatgtgtcaggttggcagttgaaccgacaatgtgatatcacagccagtagggcaggcattcatcatgtgcattttctatctgtttgtatgctttgctGACTTGATATTGTTTTTCTATCTGTATAACATGTCTAAtttctatttgaattaattgCTATACATGCTTCTATCTGTGTTTTACTTGTATTGTATATATTTGtgttttctactgggattgaggaggttcgaaAGGCGGTGGCGATGAGATCGCATGGAGGGTcagttggtgaaggctgtgggacagcggtgtttGATTATATTAGAAATCCCCTAAGATAGATCACCCTTTTATGGTGCTAAGGCTTAAGTTTTTTTGAGGTTTTACATATTAGGCTTATTTGGTTTAGAATGCTTTAAGCTTGaattcttgtgatggatatggagtctaggattgcctttggtgTCCCGGagtcttatatcctacatcactgcctactgttaccatactgagaacctccagttctcacaccatatttctgttgtatttttcagatgcaggttgcaacccacctcggtgagttgttCGGTTGGTGACAGAAGCGGATGATCCGGATACCATTTGGAGTCtttttggtttgttttgaatttgtctctctcttttgtatttttgttttggcctagaggcttgtatttgagagagaacaaaacttgtataagccaTTTTAAACTTCAATTTCTTTTGTCTGTATATCTGGCTAGCCGACTTAAACTCTGCGAGCCGTGACTAGTTTTTTATGATATTACActattatactattatttttgtttatatcaCATCTGTTTCTTGTGCTTTAAGCTAGACGTTTCTTAGTTCGTATTGCGCTTTTAAAGCCtgtttttaaaactatatactTTATCAGTCTTCTAGATAATATTATTCCCTCTATATATCATATGTATGAActtagaactgtcgtaatcCTTGATTAATCTTAGCTTCACGACGCGAAGTAAAGTTTAGGCTAATTGGGGTGTTACAAATGGTGCAGAGATTCATATCTTAAAAGATTATTGGGGTCTTACAAAaccaaaatatctaaaaaatctTACTTCTAAACAGAACCTAACATAGGTTTGTCAACTCCTATTGCCAGAAAGAAGATGGAATAAACCTCTAATCAAAAACTGCTTTATTGCACCTATTGCATAATTTATTATTCAGACTCCCATTCAAGAAGGTAATGACAGAATGATATAGGAAAAGGAAAGTAAAGGTACTCAGGATACCACATAGCCTTCCACTTCTACCATGTTTACCAACAATTTCTTCCAGAGCTCTTTCACTAGAAGGTTCTATGGCGGTTAATTTGGTCTCTCAAATGTCTACCCAAAAATTGGGTATTTATTTGGAAAGCGTTGTATGAAAAAATTTctatgagaaaaaaaaattcaggaaCGAATCCAATCAATACAAAGCATATGCCTTGGATTCAacaagaaagagaaaacaatGATGCATTGCTTACTCAACTACCCCCATTCTACCCAAGTGTGGGCTGAATTGAGAATTTTCCAACCTCCTGCGTCTATCAGTGAACTCTTGCAATGATGATTATTTATTACTCAAACAATTGGAAATGGAAGTGAAGACAAACGAAGGAAATCTCTTATTGTGATAACTCTATGGCACATATGGGTAGAAAGGAATTTGAGAATATTCGAAAACAAAGTGACTTTAAATTTGGAAATCACTAGGACGACACAAAATGCAGTGAACGAGTTTTGGGCATGAGTTCACTCCCATGGCTTCTTTCCTCCTAATTCTCGAAGATGGTTTCTCTTCcccttctcattttttttctttttctagttTCTCTTCTCAAGTGATTGTAATAGCTATTGGAGtatttcattttctgttttggTGTCCTACTTAGGAccacatattttattttattacatcaataaaatttctacctttgatgaaaaaatagctctcattatttatttatctttttgtaGAAAATGCAggtaaaaattttcaaattcataacACCACAATCATGATAATAGAGTGTAATTGTCAAGTCATTTGCTTATTTTGTTAACTATTTGAATAATTGACATTATATTACTATTATATATAGATtgtatttactaaaataaatacaattatAGGAGGTTTCAAAAGGCATTTGAATGCTAAAATTCTTTCCAACAATAAAGTTTgggtaaaagaaaaaatgcaaaatcataaaaaacaagCACAAAAGCACATAATTTGCCAAAAAAGGTGAAAGAATTTACATGTCCAAATTTGTGACTTAATTATCATATCTTTAAGTTAGATATATAAAGGTATAATTTGtgtttatttaaattttcataaaatattttaaacatatCATAGAAAAATAATGTGAAATTTTGCAGTACAAGTGAAGTAATTTTTTGTACAATTATTTATCGAAAAAAATTCATGAgtcaattaatttaaattgaaaatttttatcaTTCAATTGTCTAAATAATGGCTTTAGATCAGAAAAAAATTCAGTTACATAGATTATACTTAAATGGATAAAACTCATTAAGCagttgttttaaaaaaaaaaaaattatttcaatatttttatgattaagtTACTATTCCATTCATAAAAAATGTATATTAGATTTAActcttgaaaattttaaatcttttattcCACTCCTTAACTGGAGCTTTCAACAACTTCAATTTGTTTGTGACTAGAATGTTACTTAGATTTTCCACTCATTCTTTGATGAGGTCAATGAAAGTGACATCAAAGGATTTTAATGGTTTAGGgccttactttcaagcaatGGTCAAATATATCTGTCAGTAATTAAACTAAACtcattaataatttatattcaaATTGAAAAAGATGTTTTGAATAATTAATCCTACAAATTTAGTTTAAGAAAAGCAATGTTAGATATGTAATTATCATTGATTAAGTTGCTAGAATACTGTAGAAGCTTTAAATATAACAACTTATATCCAAGTATTCAAGATAAACAAAAATTGAATTCATCAGTACAAGAAGATTATAGAAGATTATAAAAGTTATATAATTTGACCAAGTCAAAATAAGTTGCCAACTTGTTATACTAGAACCTTATAGAAATATTAGTTGGAGTTAATTAGGAATGACTTGGTGATTAAGAAAATCAGCATATTTAAGTCTATAAATAGGCATCATATATAATAGTTAAATGGTATCATTCAAGTAAAGTTTACGAGTAATATAGTGTTATGTTGAGAGTTTTCTCTTCCTTTCTATTAAGAGAGTATAATAGATAGTAGAGAGATGTATTATTGTGATACACATTTACAATCAAATATTCATTACTAGTAGacattttgatttattttcagaaaaaaaaaagatagacAAGAAGTAGTGAAATGTTTGTGGAGAACAAAGAGTTGCACATCCTTTTATAGCGATTAAAATTTTATCGTAATGTATCTCATTTACATTGTAAACGTTATAATTATTCGCGTATCTCATttacaatataaataaaataatactacACGTGTCCAATTTAaactataaacgagataaggcCATATGATTATGATGTGTATATTTCGGTAAATGATATATGATTTTCGATGCATTTTGGTAAAAATGTTAGAAATtgtttattttgataaataaaatatttattttatttatttaaaaaaattcaacaaaaaaagaTCTATTTCTAAATTAATTCTCACATTCTTTAAATTTAATATGTCAAATATAAAAAACATTCTTATttacaattaataaaataactttgtcaaaaattaaaattataataaaaaattaattcatataaAAGTTATTCTAAACTAAAAAATTGAATATGAatctattaatatattaaatcatgaaattaaattttaaataaaaatattttttttaaaaaataatattctttttttatattaaataattttcaaacaaacgataaaaattatataattgtgATAAACTCTAACTATAAATTTTGACTATTGCTTTTGCAATTTCATTAATTTTAACGTGTCAACTATATAATTTCTATAATTATCTTACTCTTATCAAGATCAAGAAATTTAACTTGCACTTTTCTTATACACTTAAATAGAATTTGTCAAAACTTTTATAATCTGCTAACAATTTGATCAATAATAACAAACTTATTTACATATCTAACAATATTTATAACCAAGTGATGGCTCAAATGAAAGTCTTTCTATACTCATTTAGATATTGCGAGTTCAAATCTTCTTatctttagtaaaaaaaaaaaatctataatcAAAATAATACATTTTAAATCTAGGAATTTATCTTCTGAGATATTTCAAAATGCGCTTTTTTTTGTCTTCAGCTTCCAAAAACTTCATTAAAGTCTTgcaattttaggtttttagcCAAGCCGTCCAAGCCACCGAGAGTCACTATATCCGCGTTGCACAACGTCCGTCTGCGACACAATCAGAGAAAAAGAGTGGCAGAATGGTGCTTCAATAAAAGTATGAGAGTAAGTACTCCTCATACtctataatatatatatgtCTAATGTAAGGTGGGATAAAGTTAGACAACCCCATGTTAGGAAAGCTCCACGGATTTGGAACTGGGAAGCGTATCTCCAATTGGAGAGTGAATCATTCACAATTTTTGTGAATAATTTACCTGGCAATGTTTCGAAGAATAAATTGTTTCATATGTTCAAGTGGATAGGAAGGATAAAGAACATATATTTGGCACGTAAGGAGAAGTATGGCCGGATCCATCTGTTTGCTTTTATCAAGTATACTACAAAAGGAGGGGCATTAAAGGCCATCAAGGAGATGAATGGAATGCAATTAAGGAGCAAAGAGATCTTTGTGGGTGAGGCTAAGTACAGGAGGAGGATTGATATCCGGAAAAAAATCACTATGCACGATGAAGATTCTCCTGAtggaaaacaagaaaaaattaaagaaaaggaTATCGAGGTGAATGAGAAAGAGAGAATTGTCTTGGAATACCATAGAAGTGAAGAACTAGAAATTCAAAAGGAACCATGGAGTTGGGATGGGATGCGGTGGTAATGATGCCACAGGGGCTACGAGAGGCAGAACATGACAAGGATAGAAAGGTATTTGCTGTTGAGGGTTTAGATGAGTGACATGAGGGTTCTTTGAAAACGCAAACGAATAATCATTTGGTGTATCCGGAAGTTATGGTGAGTGCGGAATCTATGGGATCTCAAACAATCAATAACGAAACAATCTCTGAAAGAATGGAGACTTGGAAATACAGGGATAAACGGAAAGAAGGGGTTGATCTAGTGTTGAACAAAACTTTAGTTGGGGCTGGGTTGAAGCATATGAGGCCCAATATGTTAGTGGGGTGTAGCGGCGAAGTGGTTGTGTGGTGCGATGAAGAGTACGTCATTGTGTGTTTTAAAAGGGCCTCCTTGCTAGCTACTGCGGGCGAAGGTGAAGAGAGGGGCGTGGTTGGTCATGGAGTTCGTGAAGGAGTTGATGCCACGGTAAACAGCGCCGACGAGGCAAATCTGGGAGCAGTGCGAAAGTCAGCTGCTAGTGACGGATATGAAAATGTCCACGCTGAACTTGTGGCGTGGAGGGCAGGGAGGAGCATGAAGCCCCTTATCTATCCGACGAGCAGAATCAAGCCGGAAAAGAGATTGGCGAAGGTGCGGAGAATTGTTCGAACAGCAAAGCGGAAAAAGGCATTCCACCAAGTGTATTAATGAGATCCACGCCAGTTTGGACGAGAGTGGTAAGCAGCATGTTGGCATATGTCTGATAAGGAAAGATGCAGTGCAAGATTCAGATTTAGAGGATGAGAATACAGTGGTGCAAGAAACTGGGTTGAATGATGAAAGAGCTATAGGGAACTTGGAAGATTCGGAGGACTTAGACTAGGATGCAGATGGTGAAACTAATCAAGATGAATATGGAGGAAGTTGGGATAAAGATATGCCTGAAAATAGGACTGCTTGGGATCTGACTATCGAATCAAAAAGTGTTTTATATGACAAGAATGAGGACATTATGGCTATTCTCCAAACTCAGAATGAAGTATTAACACAAAAAAGAAGGCaagcaaaacaaaaagagaaaacaagaaggTGCCCAAAAATCGAAATAAGATGcgtaataaaatttttaaatgattttagtTTGTGGAATATGATGGATTTAAGGAGTGTTGGAAAGtggaaaatgaaaaaaaatttaagcgtaaaaataatgtaaatatATTAGGATTGATAGAGACAAAGAAAGATGTGATTTCTAAATTTGATATAGTACAATTTTAAGGTAATAATGTTTAGGTTGAATAATTATTACAAAAGAGGGAAATAATTGTGTATAGAAggaaaattaagaaacaatcaTTTTTATTTGTGCTGTTTATTTGGTGTATGATGCACATACAAGGAAAGAAAAACTTATTATATGAGAATAGTGTATGATGCACATACAAGGAAAGAGAAACTATCAAACTAGTTGATATAAAGCTGAATGAATGATCTTAAATTTACGTGGTTCAAAGGTCAATCGTGATTAGATATTGCATGATTAAGAAGTCGATTAAgagttataaaaaataaagtaattttGATCTTTTGGATTGTTAATTGCTTTTGTCAAAgatgattaaaaattaatttattttatctatttagTACTTTTTTATTGAGAAGGACTAATTTTAGTGGCAACTTCAAGTACTATTAAATAgtgataaaaattaattaattaaaaatttttagcaaAACTCAATCGCTTATtaatttatctaataaaataaatgttaaaactaatttgataattaaattttgtCTAAAACTAAAGTACTGAATACATTAATAAAAGAACTCATTTAAAATATCGATCTAACAAATTAATAGTACTTAAGTAATTAAGTTCAATAGCACACAAGACCTTTTATAGAATTTTCCTTCAGTTTATACATTATATAAAAGGAATTCTCTTTCCTGGTGTCTAatattctgttttttttttcctaaaatatcattctatatatatatattagggaGTAAACGTAATATTATTGAATATTGTAAAATCTTAatcttttggaaaaaaaaaatacttaaatgtTTAATTCATTAGCGAAATAGAAGAACAAAATAGGCTAATAACTGAAAACTGTTATGTAAAGGCAATGCCGTATAACTGAAAATGAAACTAAGAACAAAATACTTATAATGTGGTATTATCTTAAACAATAGAAATACATTCACAACATAATAAAAAACAATTAGAttgaaagagaagaaggaaCCATCAGAAACCAGAATTTTGTCCCCAGAAGCCATATAAGCTGTACGGTCCGCATCATGGTTAGGGTCACATAACCCCCATCACTTGGTCCCTTCTTCCAATTTGATTAAACATGTCCACAACACATATTGCAACAGATATAACAATAAAATCGAacagaaaaaaaggaaaataatgTTTTGTATAGAAAAGAGGGCTCAGATTTAATGGGTATGAGAAACTTATCAACACTTAATCATCAGAGTGGTGCATGACTTTCTCTAATACTCATCACAGCCCACAAAAATTCAATTATCAATGCAAACAAAAAATTTGAAGAGCGAAACAAAGATAGAGAAGAGTAAAAAAAATCATGTATGTTACGAGAGAGAATGGTGAAAAAAGAGTGAGGTCGAGAGAAAAAATAATGTAGTTGCGGGATCTTTATAATAAGGGGGAATAGAGAGAGAATTGAAAAGAAAGAGGAGTATTTGACTATCTATGCGGCGCAAGACTTGAGCTTCAGATGATGGCAAGCATAGCTGTATTAGGGTAACCTTTTTTGGGTCAGGAGGGTTACTTTATTTTGAAACGGGCAAATGGATTATAGGCTTTGGGGTTTGAATTTTGAGGCctaatttttgtttttggtcTTCTGAACGAGCCTTGGCACTTGTTTacgtttttttttgtttggcaTGTTTCTTTTTTCATGGTACCTACTAGTTTAAGGAATCAAATATTAATTCATTGCAAATCAAAATTCTATTTAAGAGATGCTGCGCAGCTGACAGAGCTTAGATGATAAATCATGTGCTTTTTAATACAGTATACACTGTATTGGGTTTAAATCTTAGTGGATGCACCAagtattgaaaaaaaaaaaaaccgtcTGTTGTAAAAAAGtcatttatattatatatggaTTATGTTTGTCTCCCTACCATTATTATAAGTGCGATCAATGGTGGAATTATTCTTCTTCCCTTTCCAAATTGCAGTTTTGTTCATTTCATTTATAATTTTCTTAGCTCAAATCCGCTCAAAACAGTGCAAATTAGTGAATTATTTTATTCACAGCTAACATAAGGATTAAGGACCACAAAGGCCAAAAATATCATAGTGAACATGTGAGAATGGGTTTGATATTTCAACCCCCTTGACAGATGCGTTTGAATAAACGTCAACTAAACCtgcaaattttatttttggtgttgTCAATATTAACCATAGTATGTATCCGTACAATACACATAATgttaattttattgtatttatattgaaatatatttttaaatacaatttttcataaatataattaatttatataaaataactttatattttttatcatctATACGAATATCAAACAgcagtataaaataaaaaaaaattcataaataataataataataataatattttaagtaATAGCTAAAAATTAatgatatattattaaaaataataacaaaaaattgaaCATTATTAAGGTAtaaaaaattgtgaattatattAATGGTACCTTTAATGACTTAGATGTATCACAAAAATTTGTCGTATCGGAATTATTCTTTAAATATGTGACAAAAAATACATTAACCaacaaaaaatacattaaacttgttttttttttaatttcaaaatcaaagcaTAATCTTAACAAGACCTATTCCCATGATATATATGTGCATGGTTAATAGGAATTTGATATTTTACACTTTGACATTTATCTTAAAAAGTATAAGTTTATTTGTCTCTAAATACACATATTTCTTCagaaaagatatatgcactcaAACTCtttcacaaaatcaaacaaatctattaattattatagtatattaaaattaatgataTTTGACTCATTTATACTTTagatacaaatatttttaaatatagaaCGACACATTTTATTTAAgctcttttttaaaaaaaatttcgaaccTCATGTTCAAACAATATTAATGAGACAACACTAGTCTCATCAACAATTGTAAGTTATATTTTATACCAACATAAATGTATGTATAGGTTCATACATTAAAATAACATGTCTTACTAATCGCATCCTCTTTTTAGATTTATGAATTGGATTCACATTCATACACTTAAGCGAAAACTCAAAATTTTCTTCTCCAAAAGATATAACACATAACTCATATTTGCAACCACAGTACCACCAGTCATATTCGGTCTAAACTTCTTTAACTGTTTCAATTGTGACATAAAATCATTCCAGCAGAAGAAAGTGCCATTAAAAAACATGTGAAATTTTATGTGTCAAGAAACAACACAcatttatataaatatgtaGAATCTCTTTGAGGTTGGTAATTAGTTTATATTCTATTACTTTTAAGAAATTTTCTTCTAATTAATATGTTTGGGAATGCAACAGTAGAGTGACGTTTTAATTTGAACTTAAAACTCCTTGAGAAAGCCTAcaagttattattttaataaataatttttatataaattgattttaaacttttttctaaaaataaaattattgggCAGGTACCTTGTTTTAAATTCTTGCACCTGTAAAAATTCtccattaataaaaaaattagaataattactcatatcagcttttgaaattttttaatattggatACTTTAGTTCTTcgaa
This window contains:
- the LOC130975233 gene encoding polyadenylate-binding protein, cytoplasmic and nuclear-like, whose translation is MSNVRWDKVRQPHVRKAPRIWNWEAYLQLESESFTIFVNNLPGNVSKNKLFHMFKWIGRIKNIYLARKEKYGRIHLFAFIKYTTKGGALKAIKEMNGMQLRSKEIFVGEAKYRRRIDIRKKITMHDEDSPDGKQEKIKEKDIEVNEKERIVLEYHRSEELEIQKEPWSWDGMRW